One region of Bactrocera neohumeralis isolate Rockhampton chromosome 5, APGP_CSIRO_Bneo_wtdbg2-racon-allhic-juicebox.fasta_v2, whole genome shotgun sequence genomic DNA includes:
- the LOC126759283 gene encoding uncharacterized protein LOC126759283 yields the protein MDSCYLSYKWVIRKLTPKNDEKIIDGIGEISNGVNNLQVNDSRTEKNVEQSNHAIDLTAALSTVTGIIVQNKKTVSPPAENFHIPFIECDRKEKPILLPVINNYFQPSRDISTAHKKLATPSSCGRIICLKYKRTHPFPEISHVFKVKHKIHRFHFDTKSPDDIVLATLNKYHRQY from the exons ATGGATTCGTGTTACCTAAGTTACAAATGGGTAATTCGAAAGCTG ACGCCAAAAAACGATGAGAAAATTATTGATGGTATTGGAGAAATTAGTAATGGCGTCAACAACCTTCAAGTGAATGACTCAAGAACCGAGAAAAATGTAGAACAATCAAACCATGCCATAGACCTAACTGCCGCTTTAAGCACTGTTACAGGAATTattgtgcaaaataaaaaaacggtaTCTCCACCCGCCGAAAACTTTCATATACCATTTATAGAGTGTGATCGTAAAGAGAAGCCTATTCTATTGCCTGTCATTAACAATTACTTCCAGCCAAGCAGAGACATCTCTACAGCTCACAAAAAATTGGCTACACCATCATCGTGTGGACGCATTATCTGTCTAAAATATAAACGAACACATCCATTTCCGGAAATAAGTCACGTTTTTAaagtaaaacataaaatacatcGTTTTCATTTCGATACTAAATCGCCAGATGATATTGTATTGGCCACATTAAACAAATATCATCGGCAATACTGA
- the LOC126759268 gene encoding phenylalanine--tRNA ligase alpha subunit, whose product MHPDLTERILQHLEGTDKVSTIELATLFDVDHQKIVGALKSIEAHGDLVKAEVILVKSLELTEEGQAVMTSGSHEANLYGTVPLEGVPQDELMKSGPNAKIGYSKAMSLGWIFLDKSVSPPLVKRKVDKIEDTVKKSLEEISKNKTDLPPHVIKEFKKRKLLQEITTKSFILSKGPEFATTLTKLETDLTVDMLASGLWKDLKFKSYNFDALGAAPMRGHLHPLQKVRTEFRQIFLEMGFSEMPTNNYIESSFWNFDALFVPQQHPARDAQDTFFISNPAKSYKFPQEYMQRVQEVHSRGGYGSTGYVYDWKLEEAQRNTLRTHTTAVSARMLYKLANQAEGFRPVKYFSIDKVFRNETLDATHLAEFHQVEGVVADIGLTLGDLIGTLYEFFRKLGIEKLEFKPAYNPYTEPSMEIFCFHPGLNKWIEVGNSGVFRPELLLPMGLPENVNVIAWGLSLERPTMIKYGINNIRDLIGPKVDLKMVEEGPICRLDK is encoded by the coding sequence ATGCATCCAGATCTTACTGAGCGTATTTTGCAGCATTTAGAAGGCACCGATAAAGTTAGCACCATTGAATTGGCAACATTGTTTGATGTAGATCATCAGAAAATTGTGGGTGCATTGAAAAGTATCGAAGCTCATGGAGATTTGGTAAAAGCAGAAGTAATCTTAGTGAAGAGCTTGGAGTTGACGGAGGAGGGACAGGCTGTAATGACGAGTGGTAGCCACGAAGCAAATTTATATGGTACTGTGCCATTGGAAGGAGTTCCTCAGGACGAACTTATGAAGAGCGGTCCAAATGCTAAGATAGGCTACAGTAAAGCGATGTCTCTCGGTTGGATATTTTTAGACAAATCTGTGAGTCCACCACTCGTCAAAAGAAAAGTGGACAAAATCGAAGATACAGTAAAGAAATCTTTGGAAGAAATATCTAAAAACAAAACTGATCTTCCACCACATGTTATTAAGGAATTTAAAAAGCGAAAATTGTTGCAAGAGATTACAAcgaaaagctttattttaagtaAAGGACCGGAGTTCGCAACGACGTTAACGAAGTTGGAGACAGATTTAACTGTGGATATGCTAGCAAGTGGTTTGTGGAAAGACCTTAAGTTTAAATCGTATAATTTCGATGCCTTGGGTGCTGCTCCTATGAGAGGTCACTTGCATCCTCTACAAAAAGTGCGTACTGAATTCCGACAGATCTTTTTGGAAATGGGCTTTTCAGAAATGCCTACTAACAACTACATTGAGTCGTCTTTCTGGAATTTCGATGCGCTCTTTGTGCCACAACAGCATCCGGCGCGAGACGCTCAAGACACATTCTTTATAAGCAATCCGGCAAAAAGTTATAAGTTTCCTCAAGAATATATGCAACGTGTACAGGAAGTACATTCACGCGGTGGTTATGGTTCAACTGGTTATGTGTATGATTGGAAATTGGAAGAAGCTCAAAGGAATACGCTGCGCACTCACACTACCGCAGTAAGTGCACGAATGTTATATAAATTGGCAAATCAAGCGGAAGGTTTTCGACccgtaaaatattttagtattgatAAAGTGTTCCGAAATGAAACATTGGATGCAACACATCTTGCAGAGTTCCATCAAGTAGAGGGTGTAGTTGCAGATATTGGTCTAACACTGGGAGACTTAATTGGCACATTATATGAGTTCTTCCGTAAACTCGGAATTGAAAAGCTGGAGTTCAAACCTGCTTATAACCCCTATACCGAACCCAGCATGGAAATCTTCTGCTTTCATCCAGGTCTTAATAAATGGATTGAGGTTGGAAATTCAGGAGTTTTTAGACCAGAACTTTTGTTACCTATGGGTTTGCCAGAAAATGTTAACGTAATTGCTTGGGGTCTGTCATTGGAACGGCCAACAATGATAAAATATGGCATCAACAATATTCGAGACTTGATTGGACCTAAAGTTGACTTGAAAATGGTAGAAGAGGGTCCAATTTGTCGTttggataaataa
- the LOC126759267 gene encoding myoneurin-like — MNTSDNQNISDFSVLEDSVDSDPTTNLIEDDIQCGLIFFSEATRVLKFCCTYCEKVSENINYFCQHLSEHINDDEKEILPQEFNAGIMPEDSMDDDASATREAVVYGAGSNQSLLPCDLAGFDESKMVVEELDEAEEIAAEVEAEMRQELEGVQMYANDENSCPEDFFGYVRTNENHLKTENQKEEQKSSNDFRKTSKGHDKIMQFKNSKKKKRVTTVKVIALKNRVAELYERIKLEEERRSRINTTNSESCDVPMDEEKNVVEENETTVEESTEPVRHIIGETVITLLPQTESKVELSTFSGNVVPMINNINRQDSTDDKTTCPACGRKFRSAFSLTIHKRTHYLESDSNVKLAHKCSDCDQLFNKIPDLKDHIQQVHYPDGFICKICNKKLTSLTLLETHMRKVHLSRPFNCEICRKNFDTRDRFEEHVKAHVSGQPYRCHICGRKYSTECILKQHLRRHKEQIPQCCVVCGKMTLRITQHMKIHAPRPKRILSCKACGKVFNFSSGLSHHYKVMHKLQKSPTKLKQENEAQIPTDQEEIKTALVELKEEAEITENSEEIIQKEEEAKRVIVELIQNATYTSFFPENFNSSMDSGPPIAREETISAVNSIVNEENS, encoded by the coding sequence ATGAATACGTCTGATAATCAGAACATAAGTGACTTTTCTGTTCTTGAGGACTCTGTTGACAGTGATCCAACCACAAATCTAATCGAGGACGATATTCAGTGTGGGCTTATATTTTTCAGTGAGGCAACAAGAGTTCTGAAGTTTTGTTGCACTTATTGTGAAAAAGTTagcgaaaatataaattacttttGTCAGCATTTAAGTGAACATATAAACGATGATGAAAAAGAAATCTTGCCCCAAGAATTCAATGCTGGCATTATGCCTGAAGATTCTATGGATGACGACGCATCAGCAACACGCGAGGCGGTAGTTTATGGAGCTGGATCAAATCAATCTCTGCTACCATGCGACTTAGCTGGTTTTGATGAATCGAAAATGGTTGTGGAGGAATTGGATGAAGCGGAGGAAATAGCTGCAGAAGTGGAAGCTGAAATGCGTCAAGAATTAGAAGGCGTCCAAATGTATGCAAATGATGAAAATAGTTGCCCAGAAGACTTCTTTGGTTACGTACGAACGAATGAAAATCATTTGAAAACGGAAAATCAGAAAGAGGAACAGAAGTCCTCCAATGACTTTAGAAAAACTTCAAAAGGACACGataaaataatgcaatttaaaaattccaaaaagaaaaaacgagtAACTACAGTAAAGGtgattgctttgaaaaatagAGTAGCAGAGCTTTATGAACGTATTAAGCTTGAAGAAGAGCGCCGGTCTCGAATTAATACTACAAATTCTGAATCTTGCGATGTACCTATGGATGAGgaaaaaaatgttgtcgaagAAAATGAAACGACCGTTGAAGAAAGTACAGAACCGGTCCGCCATATAATTGGCGAAACGGTTATTACTCTGCTCCCACAAACTGAATCGAAAGTTGAACTATCCACATTCAGCGGTAATGTAGTGCCAATGATAAATAACATAAACAGACAAGACAGCACCGATGATAAGACAACTTGTCCTGCTTGTGGAAGGAAATTCAGAAGTGCCTTTAGCCTTACAATTCATAAGCGGACACATTATCTGGAATCTGACAGCAATGTAAAATTGGCTCACAAATGCTCCGACTGCGATCAGTTGTTTAATAAAATTCCGGATTTAAAAGATCATATTCAACAAGTTCATTATCCTGATGGatttatatgcaaaatatgcaataaaaaacttACAAGTCTCACCCTTTTGGAGACCCACAtgagaaaagtgcatctttcgAGACCatttaattgtgaaatttgtcGAAAGAACTTCGACACCCGCGATCGGTTTGAGGAGCATGTTAAAGCGCATGTATCCGGTCAACCATATCGATGCCACATATGTGGCCGAAAATACAGTACAGAATGCATACTTAAGCAGCATCTACGTAGACACAAAGAGCAAATTCCTCAATGTTGCGTGGTATGCGGAAAGATGACATTGCGTATAACACAGCATATGAAAATTCATGCGCCGAGACCGAAAAGGATACTAAGTTGCAAAGCATGTGGTAAAGTTTTCAATTTCAGTTCAGGTTTGAGTCACCATTACAAAGTAATGCATAAACTACAGAAATCTCCTACGAAACTGAAGCAAGAAAATGAAGCTCAAATACCAACTGATCAAGAGGAGATCAAAACAGCATTAGTGGAATTGAAAGAAGAGGCAGAAATAACAGAAAACTCTGAAGAAATCATACAAAAAGAGGAAGAGGCAAAACGAGTTATCGTCGAACTTATACAAAATGCGACGTATACTTCATTTTTTCcggaaaattttaatagttcGATGGATTCTGGGCCACCAATTGCACGTGAAGAAACGATTTCGGCTGTAAATAGCATTGTAAATGAAGAAAACTCATGA